In Ischnura elegans chromosome 9, ioIscEleg1.1, whole genome shotgun sequence, the following proteins share a genomic window:
- the LOC124165377 gene encoding organic cation transporter protein-like isoform X2, translating into MASEPPTPVSNGRDVAITKEEKMKSKAEEAGDKPAGGHHEDEEEFDPVTDAIGDFGKWQLRLTFLLSLLNFPCTWHIYAFTFQSLDSDFWCAPPSDLVPLLEKEGGISTFWRNLSHVPKKDALDEMEYDPCEIWDVDYEAILSHSPPLPIPANASVKACTSWGFNESITGRTVKGQWNLVCSRHYLNMMAEMMFLAGVAIGGLVSGLLSDRFGRKLTLMASLALQITFGIILAATPWLELYFLIRFLLGFVSVSVVFSGFVICMEIVGGKWRTISGVSYLFPVPLSYITIAGICYVVRGWQWQQLAITLPAVLLLSLWWIVPESPQWLLAMGRINEVLAILKEATDVNGRPPPLPADKFLAQAHAQSPPSAERSRDEEAPKLGFLDLFRTPNIRKNSLLLYVIWFVLYFVYYGLVLNLSNIGGNIYVNTVLSGAVELPAIAICILFLLRMGRRWPLCLSLLGSGVACLCTLTVPLGRADLEWVTITMAMAGKFSISASNAMLPVFTAELFPTVVRNLGVGSSNIPAGVALMLVPYLWGLSQMDAHLPMGTLGALGVIGGLCVLLLPETANRRMPQTIEEGEEMARSAKEKKKEAAESQRAQQPTTATIT; encoded by the exons ATGGCTTCGGAGCCTCCAACCCCAGTCAGCAATGGGAGGGACGTGGCAATCACCAAGGAGGAGAAGATGAAATCGAAAGCGGAGGAGGCCGGAGACAAGCCTGCTGGAGGTCACCACGAGGATGAGGAGGAGTTCGACCCAGTGACGGATGCCATCGGAGACTTCGGCAAATGGCAACTCCGCCTCACCTTCCTCCTCTCCCTGCTAAACTTCCCATGCACGTGGCACATCTACGCCTTCACCTTCCAGTCACTCGACAGCGACTTCTGGTGTGCCCCGCCCAGCGACCTGGTCCCTCTCCTGGAGAAGGAAGGTGGCATTTCAACATTTTGGAGGAACCTGAGCCATGTTCCAAAGAAGGATGCG ttggatgaaatggAATATGACCCGTGCGAGATATGGGATGTAGACTATGAGGCAATCCTTTCACACTCCCCGCCGCTACCGATTCCAGCTAATGCCTCAGTAAAGGCGTGCACCAGCTGGGGATTCAATGAGAGCATAACTGGAAGGACTGTTAAGGGACAG TGGAACCTTGTGTGTTCCAGACATTACTTAAACATGATGGCCGAAATGATGTTCCTTGCTGGTGTAGCCATTGGAGGTCTTGTATCTGGACTGCTGTCGGATCGCTTTGGACGTAAGCTGACATTAATGGCTTCACTGGCTCTTCAG ATTACATTTGGCATAATATTGGCTGCAACACCTTGGCTAGAACTGTATTTCCTCATCCGGTTTCTCCTGGGATTTGTTTCAGTCAGTGTTGTATTTAGCGGCTTTGTCATAT GCATGGAGATTGTTGGAGGAAAGTGGAGGACCATATCTGGTGTATCATACCTTTTTCCTGTTCCTCTCAGTTACATCACAATTGCTGGCATTTGTTATGTGGTGCGAGGATGGCAGTGGCAACAGCTAGCTATTACTCTTCCAGCAGTTTTACTTCTAAGCCTATGGTG GATAGTTCCAGAATCCCCCCAATGGCTCCTGGCTATGGGAAGGATAAATGAAGTCCTGGCAATCTTGAAAGAAGCCACTGATGTCAACGGAAGACCTCCTCCACTACCAGCGGATAAATTCCTTGCTCAG GCCCATGCACAGTCACCACCTTCAGCAGAGAGATCTCGTGATGAAGAAGCACCTAAACTTGGTTTTCTGGATCTTTTTCGTACTCCAAATATTCGGAAGAACTCCCTTCTCCTATATGTCATCTGGTTTGTCTTGTACTTTGTGTACTATGGATTGGTCCTGAATTTGAGCAACATTGGGGGGAATATATATGTGAACACAGTGCTCTCAG gaGCAGTAGAACTTCCAGCAATTGCAATCTGCATTCTATTCCTGTTACGGATGGGACGAAGATGGCCTTTATGTTTGTCATTGCTAGGAAGTGGAGTTGCTTGCCTCTGCACTCTCACAGTACCCCTAG GAAGAGCTGATCTGGAGTGGGTAACAATCACAATGGCCATGGCGGGCAAATTCTCCATTTCTGCTTCAAATGCAATGCTTCCAGTGTTTACAGCTGAACTGTTCCCAACAGTTGTGAGAAATCTTGGTGTCGGATCATCAAATATACCAGCAGGAGTGGCGCTGATGCTGGTCCCCTACTTGTGGGGCTTG TCTCAGATGGATGCGCATTTACCGATGGGTACACTGGGTGCATTGGGAGTGATTGGTGGCTTGTGTGTACTTCTCCTGCCTGAGACTGCAAATCGCCGAATGCCCCAAACAATAGAAGAGGGAGAAGAAATGGCAAG
- the LOC124165377 gene encoding organic cation transporter protein-like isoform X1 codes for MNHAAYHQVPTDGGNEAIVTMASEPPTPVSNGRDVAITKEEKMKSKAEEAGDKPAGGHHEDEEEFDPVTDAIGDFGKWQLRLTFLLSLLNFPCTWHIYAFTFQSLDSDFWCAPPSDLVPLLEKEGGISTFWRNLSHVPKKDALDEMEYDPCEIWDVDYEAILSHSPPLPIPANASVKACTSWGFNESITGRTVKGQWNLVCSRHYLNMMAEMMFLAGVAIGGLVSGLLSDRFGRKLTLMASLALQITFGIILAATPWLELYFLIRFLLGFVSVSVVFSGFVICMEIVGGKWRTISGVSYLFPVPLSYITIAGICYVVRGWQWQQLAITLPAVLLLSLWWIVPESPQWLLAMGRINEVLAILKEATDVNGRPPPLPADKFLAQAHAQSPPSAERSRDEEAPKLGFLDLFRTPNIRKNSLLLYVIWFVLYFVYYGLVLNLSNIGGNIYVNTVLSGAVELPAIAICILFLLRMGRRWPLCLSLLGSGVACLCTLTVPLGRADLEWVTITMAMAGKFSISASNAMLPVFTAELFPTVVRNLGVGSSNIPAGVALMLVPYLWGLSQMDAHLPMGTLGALGVIGGLCVLLLPETANRRMPQTIEEGEEMARSAKEKKKEAAESQRAQQPTTATIT; via the exons CGATCGTTACGATGGCTTCGGAGCCTCCAACCCCAGTCAGCAATGGGAGGGACGTGGCAATCACCAAGGAGGAGAAGATGAAATCGAAAGCGGAGGAGGCCGGAGACAAGCCTGCTGGAGGTCACCACGAGGATGAGGAGGAGTTCGACCCAGTGACGGATGCCATCGGAGACTTCGGCAAATGGCAACTCCGCCTCACCTTCCTCCTCTCCCTGCTAAACTTCCCATGCACGTGGCACATCTACGCCTTCACCTTCCAGTCACTCGACAGCGACTTCTGGTGTGCCCCGCCCAGCGACCTGGTCCCTCTCCTGGAGAAGGAAGGTGGCATTTCAACATTTTGGAGGAACCTGAGCCATGTTCCAAAGAAGGATGCG ttggatgaaatggAATATGACCCGTGCGAGATATGGGATGTAGACTATGAGGCAATCCTTTCACACTCCCCGCCGCTACCGATTCCAGCTAATGCCTCAGTAAAGGCGTGCACCAGCTGGGGATTCAATGAGAGCATAACTGGAAGGACTGTTAAGGGACAG TGGAACCTTGTGTGTTCCAGACATTACTTAAACATGATGGCCGAAATGATGTTCCTTGCTGGTGTAGCCATTGGAGGTCTTGTATCTGGACTGCTGTCGGATCGCTTTGGACGTAAGCTGACATTAATGGCTTCACTGGCTCTTCAG ATTACATTTGGCATAATATTGGCTGCAACACCTTGGCTAGAACTGTATTTCCTCATCCGGTTTCTCCTGGGATTTGTTTCAGTCAGTGTTGTATTTAGCGGCTTTGTCATAT GCATGGAGATTGTTGGAGGAAAGTGGAGGACCATATCTGGTGTATCATACCTTTTTCCTGTTCCTCTCAGTTACATCACAATTGCTGGCATTTGTTATGTGGTGCGAGGATGGCAGTGGCAACAGCTAGCTATTACTCTTCCAGCAGTTTTACTTCTAAGCCTATGGTG GATAGTTCCAGAATCCCCCCAATGGCTCCTGGCTATGGGAAGGATAAATGAAGTCCTGGCAATCTTGAAAGAAGCCACTGATGTCAACGGAAGACCTCCTCCACTACCAGCGGATAAATTCCTTGCTCAG GCCCATGCACAGTCACCACCTTCAGCAGAGAGATCTCGTGATGAAGAAGCACCTAAACTTGGTTTTCTGGATCTTTTTCGTACTCCAAATATTCGGAAGAACTCCCTTCTCCTATATGTCATCTGGTTTGTCTTGTACTTTGTGTACTATGGATTGGTCCTGAATTTGAGCAACATTGGGGGGAATATATATGTGAACACAGTGCTCTCAG gaGCAGTAGAACTTCCAGCAATTGCAATCTGCATTCTATTCCTGTTACGGATGGGACGAAGATGGCCTTTATGTTTGTCATTGCTAGGAAGTGGAGTTGCTTGCCTCTGCACTCTCACAGTACCCCTAG GAAGAGCTGATCTGGAGTGGGTAACAATCACAATGGCCATGGCGGGCAAATTCTCCATTTCTGCTTCAAATGCAATGCTTCCAGTGTTTACAGCTGAACTGTTCCCAACAGTTGTGAGAAATCTTGGTGTCGGATCATCAAATATACCAGCAGGAGTGGCGCTGATGCTGGTCCCCTACTTGTGGGGCTTG TCTCAGATGGATGCGCATTTACCGATGGGTACACTGGGTGCATTGGGAGTGATTGGTGGCTTGTGTGTACTTCTCCTGCCTGAGACTGCAAATCGCCGAATGCCCCAAACAATAGAAGAGGGAGAAGAAATGGCAAG